Proteins from a genomic interval of Kitasatospora kifunensis:
- a CDS encoding DUF2637 domain-containing protein, with translation MTTTALPPAHIPAARVSLWDRLTVVLLGALGFALSYDALRQMAAAIHVRGPLTYVFPLIIDGFIAYGVRALLVLREAPRPARAYAWTLFTGATAASVWANALHAVRLNDLVGTDSRLRLSDTVVGFLSILAPLALGGAVHLYILIARHGENTEIRRGEQIDDPHGGASADPVAADQDEDIQPQRTEDRSDETALLTLLSAAGLLPSEWSDALPGRPSAEDDGQPFGTVDTAAGDSAEAADIADESVVGGRDSTAEGKPIGRPPGASMEQLLEVSRAAVAAHGRLTRAVVEQAVREAGLPLGSTRLTELMKRLRQESGGEEGRPHAEAD, from the coding sequence ATGACCACCACCGCACTGCCCCCTGCCCACATACCCGCCGCCCGGGTCTCCCTCTGGGACCGCCTCACGGTCGTACTGCTCGGCGCGCTCGGCTTCGCCCTGTCCTACGACGCCCTGCGGCAGATGGCCGCCGCGATCCACGTGCGCGGCCCGCTCACCTACGTGTTCCCGCTGATCATCGACGGGTTCATCGCCTACGGCGTGCGCGCCCTGCTCGTCCTGCGCGAAGCCCCCCGGCCCGCCCGCGCCTACGCCTGGACGCTCTTCACCGGAGCGACCGCCGCCAGCGTGTGGGCGAACGCCCTGCACGCCGTCCGCCTCAACGACCTGGTCGGCACAGACAGCAGGCTCCGGCTCAGCGACACCGTCGTCGGCTTTCTGTCGATCCTCGCCCCTCTCGCCCTCGGCGGTGCCGTCCACCTGTACATCCTCATCGCCCGCCACGGCGAGAACACCGAGATCCGCAGGGGTGAGCAGATCGACGATCCACACGGCGGAGCTTCTGCTGACCCCGTCGCCGCCGACCAGGACGAGGACATCCAGCCGCAGCGGACAGAGGACCGAAGCGACGAGACGGCACTGCTGACGTTGCTGTCCGCCGCCGGCCTGCTGCCCTCCGAGTGGAGCGACGCACTGCCCGGTCGCCCGTCGGCGGAAGACGATGGCCAGCCGTTCGGAACTGTGGACACTGCAGCTGGCGACTCGGCAGAAGCCGCTGACATCGCGGACGAGTCCGTGGTCGGCGGCAGGGACAGCACCGCCGAGGGCAAGCCGATCGGCCGTCCACCGGGGGCGTCGATGGAGCAGCTGCTGGAGGTCAGCCGCGCGGCGGTCGCCGCCCACGGTCGCCTCACCCGCGCGGTCGTCGAGCAGGCCGTCCGAGAAGCCGGCCTTCCGCTCGGCAGTACCCGGCTTACGGAGCTGATGAAGAGGCTCCGTCAGGAGTCGGGTGGCGAGGAGGGCCGGCCACACGCCGAGGCGGACTGA
- a CDS encoding metal-dependent hydrolase, with translation MTLPTTRVSFPGGAVSGESTVLAVHPLGDGRFGVVTADTPFHPLDHTWPDQPADTGTLTVDGTEFAVVDCLTAAVGPQADDLLVGADIPVRRGDEAWSWLVLHVLAQEPQGELPGRPVTLSVDAERRAALCAAHTGCHLLALALNAALAPRWRKDPGRADAFGNPDFDSLAMASSVMDTVASTDVYRLGKSLRKKGFTAEATTTETGEELPALAEALPAITAEVNKLLAGWVAADAPVRIEVPGPELTARRQWHCELPAGPAEIACGGTHLHRLGQLSALETELTLSVDGSELTAVTRPKRA, from the coding sequence ATGACCCTCCCCACCACCCGCGTCAGCTTCCCCGGCGGCGCGGTGAGCGGTGAGTCCACCGTCCTGGCCGTCCACCCGCTCGGCGACGGGCGGTTCGGTGTCGTCACCGCCGACACCCCGTTCCACCCGCTCGATCACACCTGGCCCGACCAGCCCGCCGACACCGGCACGCTGACCGTGGACGGTACCGAGTTCGCGGTGGTGGACTGCCTGACCGCCGCTGTCGGGCCGCAGGCCGATGACCTGTTGGTGGGCGCCGACATCCCGGTGCGGCGCGGGGACGAGGCGTGGTCCTGGCTGGTGCTGCACGTGCTGGCGCAGGAGCCGCAGGGCGAGCTGCCCGGCCGACCGGTGACGCTGAGCGTGGACGCGGAGCGGCGCGCGGCCCTGTGCGCCGCGCACACCGGCTGCCACCTGCTCGCGCTGGCACTGAACGCCGCGCTGGCCCCGCGCTGGCGCAAGGACCCGGGACGTGCCGACGCCTTCGGCAACCCCGACTTCGACAGCCTGGCGATGGCCTCCTCGGTGATGGACACCGTGGCCAGCACGGACGTCTACCGGCTGGGCAAGTCGCTGCGCAAGAAGGGTTTCACGGCCGAGGCCACGACGACCGAGACCGGCGAGGAACTCCCCGCCCTGGCCGAGGCGCTGCCGGCCATCACCGCCGAGGTCAACAAGCTCCTGGCCGGCTGGGTCGCGGCCGACGCACCGGTGCGGATCGAGGTCCCCGGCCCCGAGCTGACCGCCCGCCGCCAGTGGCACTGCGAACTCCCGGCCGGCCCCGCGGAGATCGCCTGCGGCGGCACCCACCTCCACCGATTGGGTCAACTCTCCGCTCTGGAGACCGAGTTGACCCTCTCGGTGGACGGTTCCGAGCTGACCGCGGTGACCCGCCCGAAGCGGGCCTGA
- a CDS encoding plasmid mobilization protein: protein MTTVRQPMNDQPENPVSPLHRNGDDHRSAPDGASKGVRPSYEGSDADALAREGEGEPVMPSAGAHSASPDVRRQGAPHEEKPSTAPPANVQPLAVSATAAVPSAESDPDVPPTRPAAARRPKRATAHRAPKRRRRNNTNPLDDQLTFRCHSEDKAEIERRAKAAELATAVYVIRKALADDHTDIATRDERLDAAIDEVAALRTQIAKLGNNVNQLTRDYHSDIALPPGQVLEAFTQGRSLLADARTLLTDLDEVAMRLAKGRNR from the coding sequence GTGACCACCGTCCGCCAGCCCATGAACGACCAGCCCGAGAACCCTGTAAGCCCCCTGCACCGCAACGGAGATGACCACCGCTCTGCCCCAGACGGAGCAAGCAAGGGCGTCCGACCTTCTTACGAAGGGTCGGACGCGGACGCCCTCGCCCGGGAGGGCGAGGGCGAGCCGGTGATGCCGAGCGCGGGGGCGCACTCGGCATCACCGGACGTGCGGCGCCAGGGGGCGCCGCACGAGGAGAAGCCCAGCACCGCGCCGCCCGCGAACGTACAGCCCCTCGCAGTCAGTGCCACCGCCGCCGTGCCGTCCGCCGAGAGCGACCCCGACGTCCCGCCCACACGCCCTGCCGCCGCGCGACGTCCCAAGCGAGCCACCGCACACCGCGCCCCCAAGCGCCGCCGACGCAACAACACGAACCCTCTCGACGACCAACTCACCTTCCGCTGCCACAGCGAGGACAAAGCCGAAATTGAGCGCCGCGCCAAGGCCGCGGAGCTGGCCACCGCCGTCTACGTCATCCGCAAGGCCCTCGCCGACGACCACACCGACATCGCCACCCGAGACGAGCGCCTGGACGCCGCGATCGACGAGGTCGCCGCCCTGCGAACCCAGATCGCCAAGCTCGGCAACAACGTCAACCAGCTCACCCGCGACTACCACTCCGACATCGCCCTCCCACCGGGCCAGGTCCTGGAAGCCTTCACCCAGGGCCGGTCCCTGCTCGCCGACGCCCGCACGCTCCTGACCGACCTGGACGAGGTGGCGATGCGCCTCGCGAAGGGCAGGAACCGGTGA
- a CDS encoding ATP-binding protein has protein sequence MTSTPTAARTADRDPKLIGGGWRERFARIQAVPTTAAEREADQPSTVLELADRRIPPRYRLAVADHPEVTTWVQQVTLVSRRGPGGAPGIAQGPSLLITGSTGSGKTHQAYGAVRSLLAGGVRLRWIKTTAEELYAAQRPRQGVDGEQEMRALMACPLLIVDDLGAAKATEWTEALTLRLVNHRYEYMLPTIFTTNLPLGDIRAALGDRTASRLAEMCERVILTGPDRRRHTA, from the coding sequence GTGACCTCTACCCCGACGGCGGCCCGTACCGCCGACCGCGATCCCAAGCTCATCGGCGGAGGCTGGCGCGAACGCTTCGCCCGCATCCAGGCTGTCCCGACCACCGCCGCGGAACGCGAGGCCGACCAGCCGTCCACCGTTCTGGAGCTGGCCGACCGGCGCATCCCGCCGCGCTACCGACTCGCAGTCGCCGACCACCCCGAGGTCACCACCTGGGTCCAGCAGGTCACCCTGGTCAGCCGCCGAGGACCCGGCGGCGCTCCGGGCATCGCCCAAGGCCCGTCGCTGCTGATCACGGGCTCGACCGGGTCGGGCAAGACGCACCAGGCGTACGGGGCGGTCCGCAGTCTGCTCGCGGGAGGTGTGCGCCTGCGGTGGATCAAGACGACCGCCGAGGAGCTGTACGCCGCGCAGAGGCCACGTCAGGGCGTCGATGGCGAACAGGAGATGCGAGCACTGATGGCCTGCCCGCTGCTGATCGTCGACGACCTCGGTGCCGCGAAGGCGACCGAGTGGACCGAAGCGCTCACGCTGCGGCTGGTCAATCACCGCTACGAGTACATGCTCCCGACGATCTTCACCACCAACCTGCCGCTCGGCGACATCCGCGCCGCCCTCGGCGACCGCACCGCATCCCGGCTGGCGGAGATGTGCGAGCGCGTCATCCTCACCGGCCCCGACCGCCGACGGCACACCGCCTGA
- a CDS encoding TIGR02391 family protein, protein MNEEAALSAEARDLLQAVYTLMGQRGAWPTFTAVDLLADHALGIEDAQAALAALPATYMFRPWRANGFFDTDEVRLTLRGVALCDSGPDDLALLEQFMSWIVILERDNTDGSEEPLLARSQDFAAHLGLSLGLPTEDEEEATGPAEAGSSEASTGTETPTAESSPDSPEPEVPPQVDETRAKLTRLRVLSDLLPSFWTSASQDGDKPWLWQFAVDHRRVRPYRRMSGVHALLDYVDSEERTRRDAAAALIHNTPQLESSNQPGPAQALVLDGGLEILLTLLREEIADSCAKLVRADLFDEAIFAAFRRVEHEVQQRTGNPAISTGLIKAAFKDMKDPIRISDRDQDMDRMVELFAGAIGLFKGDRSHKDRPLLPCRSRRECLRLLAHASSLLDLLDRDIDRAPSIRGYQHRQGDILTLWVERAGDQVHAWLDETTQLTTHSFRPGTMEVDVTGIPVGEHRIHLVEGTRQGAAHTVWLTRDPGRSVWYRVVEVDVPLYADALGQQQLAIAGVRLAVLEAGVASERVLPTRKTYQVGHYVEWRSSGRAESTGPAWVRDRFGGPLHTAWDSSALFDGQAIAPAHEERLMRISFEPEHFQLRSGDQVPLRVLGHYTDGTATWTLPLDDPKVETSDEKVAVFQRGGAVIAKPKPGTTKLRCLYAGCYAEASIDVAAHPRGTVTEFLTDLPPTSGVAWTPQGLVVSTRGRQLWRVEAKDNVYRLLTAVPQLSATDQGTDTLAAREDGELAVRLVGDRRILVLHHHDGYRSSEAISPEADGVPMAFAWDGNDLLVTMHTGVVCRVTVDGTAEAITTVPGCPVAAENTADALLVLCAPDPSTPPAEHRNALWRIPHDKADSPTDLLENHNLTGLNGIAMMGPMILLSDFNAGRILRLHDGRVREVATGLTNPGQLTVSPSGDIYVAEFGAGAIRRIIS, encoded by the coding sequence GTGAATGAGGAAGCAGCGCTGAGCGCCGAAGCCCGGGACCTTCTCCAGGCCGTCTACACGTTGATGGGCCAGCGGGGGGCCTGGCCGACCTTCACTGCGGTGGATCTGCTCGCCGACCATGCACTGGGGATCGAAGACGCCCAGGCTGCTCTTGCGGCGCTACCCGCTACATATATGTTCCGACCTTGGCGCGCCAATGGCTTCTTCGACACCGACGAGGTCCGGCTAACGCTGAGAGGGGTGGCCCTCTGCGACAGCGGCCCGGATGACCTGGCGCTGCTAGAGCAGTTCATGTCCTGGATCGTGATCCTCGAACGCGACAACACCGATGGCTCCGAGGAACCTCTCCTGGCGCGGAGCCAGGACTTCGCCGCACACCTCGGCCTATCCCTCGGCCTGCCGACGGAGGATGAAGAGGAGGCCACCGGCCCGGCCGAGGCAGGATCGTCAGAGGCGTCCACCGGCACCGAGACCCCCACAGCTGAGTCTTCTCCGGACAGTCCGGAACCAGAGGTTCCGCCGCAGGTCGACGAGACACGTGCGAAGCTGACCCGCCTCCGCGTGCTGTCGGATCTGCTGCCTAGCTTCTGGACCAGTGCCAGCCAGGACGGGGACAAGCCTTGGCTGTGGCAGTTCGCCGTCGATCACAGGCGTGTCCGCCCCTACCGTCGTATGAGCGGGGTTCATGCGCTCTTGGACTATGTCGACTCCGAGGAGCGAACGCGCCGGGATGCAGCTGCCGCATTGATCCACAACACTCCTCAGCTCGAGTCCTCGAACCAGCCTGGCCCGGCACAGGCCCTGGTTCTGGACGGGGGCCTGGAAATTTTGCTGACGCTGCTGCGCGAGGAAATCGCCGACTCGTGCGCCAAATTGGTGCGTGCCGACCTCTTCGACGAAGCAATCTTTGCGGCCTTCCGACGGGTCGAGCATGAGGTGCAGCAGCGCACCGGAAACCCCGCCATTAGCACTGGGTTGATCAAAGCGGCCTTCAAGGACATGAAAGATCCGATCCGGATCTCCGACCGCGACCAAGACATGGACCGGATGGTCGAGCTGTTCGCGGGCGCCATTGGGCTGTTCAAGGGCGACCGCTCACACAAAGACCGGCCGCTGCTGCCGTGCCGGTCACGGCGTGAATGCCTACGCCTGCTTGCCCATGCCAGCTCACTGCTGGACCTGCTGGACCGCGACATCGACCGAGCACCATCTATCCGCGGCTACCAGCACCGCCAAGGGGACATCCTCACGCTGTGGGTCGAACGGGCCGGAGACCAGGTCCATGCATGGTTGGACGAGACCACCCAGCTGACCACGCACAGCTTCCGACCCGGCACCATGGAGGTCGATGTCACCGGCATCCCGGTCGGAGAGCACCGCATTCACCTGGTAGAGGGAACCCGTCAAGGCGCAGCCCATACGGTGTGGCTCACCCGCGACCCGGGCCGCTCGGTGTGGTACCGCGTCGTCGAAGTGGATGTGCCGCTGTATGCGGATGCGCTCGGTCAGCAACAGCTCGCGATCGCGGGCGTGCGGCTGGCAGTTCTCGAAGCCGGGGTGGCCAGCGAGCGCGTCCTGCCTACGCGGAAGACCTACCAGGTGGGTCATTACGTTGAGTGGCGTTCTTCAGGTCGAGCGGAATCAACGGGGCCAGCATGGGTGCGCGACCGCTTCGGTGGACCGCTACACACGGCTTGGGACAGCTCTGCCCTTTTCGACGGTCAGGCGATCGCCCCTGCCCACGAGGAACGCTTGATGCGGATCAGCTTCGAGCCCGAGCACTTTCAACTACGCAGCGGTGACCAGGTTCCGCTGCGCGTGCTGGGCCACTACACCGACGGCACCGCCACCTGGACCCTCCCACTCGACGACCCCAAGGTGGAGACCTCCGATGAGAAAGTAGCGGTCTTCCAGCGTGGAGGTGCGGTCATCGCGAAGCCCAAGCCCGGCACAACCAAACTGCGTTGTCTGTACGCCGGCTGCTACGCCGAGGCCAGCATCGACGTCGCCGCCCACCCGCGAGGGACCGTCACTGAGTTCCTCACTGACCTGCCGCCGACCAGCGGTGTCGCCTGGACCCCGCAGGGCCTGGTTGTCAGCACCCGCGGGCGGCAACTGTGGCGGGTGGAAGCTAAGGACAACGTGTACCGCCTGCTCACCGCAGTGCCCCAACTGTCCGCGACCGACCAGGGCACCGATACCCTCGCCGCCCGAGAAGACGGCGAACTCGCCGTCCGCCTGGTCGGCGACCGGCGCATCCTGGTACTCCACCATCATGATGGCTACCGCAGCAGCGAAGCCATCTCCCCTGAGGCGGACGGCGTTCCGATGGCGTTCGCCTGGGACGGCAACGACCTGCTAGTGACCATGCACACCGGCGTAGTCTGCCGCGTCACCGTGGACGGCACCGCCGAAGCGATCACCACTGTCCCTGGGTGCCCGGTCGCCGCGGAAAACACTGCTGACGCCCTACTGGTACTGTGCGCGCCGGACCCCTCGACTCCACCGGCAGAACATCGCAACGCTCTCTGGCGCATCCCTCACGACAAGGCAGACAGCCCCACCGACCTGCTGGAGAACCACAACCTCACTGGCCTCAACGGCATCGCCATGATGGGACCGATGATCCTGCTCAGTGACTTCAACGCGGGACGGATCCTGCGCCTTCACGACGGACGGGTCCGCGAAGTCGCCACCGGGCTGACTAACCCCGGACAGCTCACGGTCAGTCCTTCAGGGGACATCTATGTCGCCGAGTTCGGTGCCGGGGCCATTCGCCGGATCATCTCCTGA
- a CDS encoding helix-turn-helix domain-containing protein: MATRPVEIGPTGLQTAKNIERLRTELGMSQRRLAEILTDLGRPTPTTALSKIERGERRVDVDDLAAIAVALGVSPATLLLPPIADASQTTVTGAGPVTTEAAWDWADGISPLLPFPVDEPDQAGEDGPLTHALRARPEGRRTRHLPPIATTGQAAEAGPFSQLTRAELVQLLDNLKAAISRD; encoded by the coding sequence ATGGCAACACGACCTGTCGAGATCGGCCCGACCGGACTGCAGACCGCAAAGAACATCGAGCGGCTGCGGACCGAGCTCGGCATGAGTCAACGTCGACTCGCCGAGATCCTCACCGACCTGGGGCGCCCCACACCCACGACCGCGCTCAGCAAGATCGAGCGCGGCGAACGGCGCGTGGACGTGGACGACCTCGCCGCCATCGCCGTCGCGCTCGGGGTCTCCCCCGCCACCCTCCTCCTACCGCCCATCGCCGACGCGAGCCAGACCACCGTCACCGGCGCCGGTCCGGTCACCACGGAGGCGGCCTGGGACTGGGCCGACGGCATCAGCCCCCTTCTGCCCTTCCCCGTCGACGAGCCCGACCAGGCCGGCGAGGACGGCCCGCTCACGCACGCCCTGCGCGCGCGGCCGGAGGGCAGACGGACCCGGCACCTTCCGCCGATCGCGACGACCGGACAGGCGGCCGAGGCCGGCCCGTTCAGCCAGCTCACCCGGGCTGAACTCGTCCAGCTCCTCGACAACCTGAAGGCCGCGATCAGCCGCGACTGA
- a CDS encoding Yip1 family protein encodes MAGNGYPNGWGDAERDRAAQARTQAPYGSYGSYDSRDVHGSRDSYNSADSHGPYGSRDSRDSRDSYGEDPYRGDQPGHTRAFPVGEQGYGAYGGEEQQWTAQPPRERAGAQPQPQPQSPDHVATYRAGGRTAPRVGGPRLRWRELLIGIYRTPARTFDQMRDHQVWLSAVTISLLYAVLAVLGFGDTHDEVVNSTFSIAAWSLGGAAIAFTVAGLMLGAVTYALARQLGGDGPWASTVGLSVLIGWTSDVPRLLLALFLPSDNLLVQAVGWVTWLFCAVLMTTMIRRVHDLPWGKAAGAVSLQLLALLVLIKLPTLG; translated from the coding sequence GTGGCAGGCAATGGATATCCCAACGGGTGGGGCGACGCCGAGCGTGACCGGGCCGCGCAGGCTCGCACGCAGGCGCCGTACGGCTCCTATGGCTCCTACGACTCGCGTGACGTGCATGGCTCGCGTGACTCGTACAACTCGGCTGACTCGCATGGCCCGTACGGCTCGCGTGACTCGCGTGACTCACGTGACTCGTACGGTGAGGATCCGTACCGCGGGGACCAGCCCGGGCACACCCGGGCGTTCCCCGTCGGTGAGCAGGGCTACGGGGCGTACGGCGGCGAGGAGCAGCAGTGGACGGCGCAGCCGCCGCGTGAGCGCGCGGGGGCCCAGCCCCAGCCCCAGCCCCAGTCGCCGGATCACGTCGCCACCTACCGGGCCGGCGGTCGCACCGCCCCGCGGGTGGGCGGTCCGCGGTTGCGCTGGCGGGAGTTGCTGATCGGCATCTACCGCACCCCCGCCCGCACCTTCGACCAGATGCGCGACCATCAGGTCTGGCTGTCGGCCGTCACGATCTCCCTGCTCTACGCGGTGCTCGCCGTGCTCGGTTTCGGTGACACCCACGACGAGGTGGTCAACTCCACCTTCTCGATCGCCGCCTGGTCGCTGGGCGGTGCCGCGATCGCCTTCACGGTGGCCGGTCTGATGCTGGGCGCCGTGACCTACGCGCTGGCCCGGCAGCTCGGCGGCGACGGCCCGTGGGCGTCCACCGTCGGCCTCTCGGTGCTGATCGGTTGGACCAGCGACGTACCGCGCTTGCTGCTCGCGCTCTTCCTGCCCTCCGACAACCTGCTGGTGCAGGCGGTGGGCTGGGTGACCTGGCTGTTCTGTGCCGTGCTGATGACCACCATGATCCGCCGGGTGCACGACCTGCCCTGGGGCAAGGCGGCCGGCGCTGTCTCGCTGCAACTGCTGGCGCTGCTGGTGCTGATCAAGCTCCCGACGCTGGGCTGA
- the dcd gene encoding dCTP deaminase: protein MLLSDKDIRTEIDNGRVVIDPFDPAMVQPSSIDVRLDRFFRVFENHRYPHIDPSEEQPDLTRLVEPDGDDAFILHPGEFVLASTYEVISLPDDVASRLEGKSSLGRLGLLTHSTAGFIDPGFSGHVTLELSNVATLPIKLYPGMKIGQLCLFRLSSPSEHPYGSARYGSRYQGQRGPTPSRSYLNFHRTDV, encoded by the coding sequence GTGCTGCTCTCCGATAAAGACATCCGTACCGAGATCGACAACGGCCGAGTCGTCATCGACCCGTTCGATCCGGCCATGGTCCAGCCGTCCAGTATCGACGTGCGCCTGGACCGCTTCTTCCGGGTGTTCGAGAACCACCGGTACCCGCACATCGACCCCTCCGAGGAGCAGCCGGACCTGACCCGGCTGGTCGAGCCGGACGGCGATGACGCGTTCATCCTGCACCCGGGCGAGTTCGTGCTGGCCTCGACGTACGAGGTGATCTCGCTGCCGGACGACGTCGCGTCCCGACTGGAGGGCAAGTCGAGCCTGGGGCGGCTCGGGCTGCTGACGCACTCGACGGCCGGTTTCATCGACCCGGGGTTCAGCGGGCACGTCACGCTCGAACTGTCGAACGTCGCGACGCTGCCGATCAAGCTCTACCCGGGGATGAAGATCGGGCAGCTCTGCCTGTTCCGGCTCTCCTCGCCCTCCGAGCACCCGTACGGCTCGGCGCGGTACGGCTCGCGCTACCAGGGGCAGCGCGGGCCGACGCCCTCGCGTTCGTACCTGAACTTCCACCGCACCGACGTGTAG
- a CDS encoding tyrosine-type recombinase/integrase, whose translation MANNSGRRRRWGSVRKLPSGRFQARYPGPDGLLRNADETFATKGDAEAWLVETETDIRREEWRDPNAGAVNFLLYATAWIDERDLAPLTDELYRRLLRLHLEPTFGESELKEITAPQVRAWRAALVKEGKKTTAAKAYRLLKAVLETAVDDELIRRNPCRIRGGGKEEAEERPVATVEQVLQLADLMGPRWQLMVFMGSFMALRPEELAEVRRSDVDLVKRVVWIRRAAPELTTGKRVLGDPKSKAGKRPVGIPPEIVPDFELHLRWYAAKEDDGLLFIGERGAPFRRSTFGRKWRKARTKLGMDGFRFYDLRHTGNVLAAGTGASLKDLMAHMGHSSVRAALIYQHATAEQQTKISNGISAAVVDIRTRRRSTSADTTSAEVQQQA comes from the coding sequence ATGGCGAACAACTCCGGCCGACGGCGCCGCTGGGGCTCCGTCCGCAAACTGCCCTCCGGCCGCTTCCAGGCCCGCTACCCCGGCCCCGACGGCCTCCTCCGCAACGCCGACGAGACCTTCGCGACCAAGGGCGACGCCGAAGCCTGGCTCGTCGAGACCGAGACCGACATACGCCGCGAGGAGTGGCGCGACCCCAACGCGGGAGCCGTCAACTTCCTCCTCTACGCCACCGCCTGGATCGACGAACGCGACCTCGCACCCCTCACCGACGAGCTGTACCGCCGCCTCCTCCGCCTCCACCTGGAACCGACGTTCGGCGAGTCCGAGCTGAAGGAGATCACCGCTCCCCAAGTCCGAGCCTGGCGCGCCGCGCTGGTCAAGGAGGGCAAGAAGACCACCGCCGCCAAGGCCTACCGCCTCCTGAAGGCCGTCCTGGAGACCGCCGTCGACGACGAACTCATCCGCCGAAACCCCTGCCGTATCAGGGGCGGCGGTAAGGAGGAAGCCGAGGAACGTCCCGTCGCAACCGTCGAGCAGGTCCTCCAACTCGCCGACCTCATGGGCCCGCGCTGGCAACTCATGGTCTTCATGGGCTCCTTCATGGCCCTCCGCCCCGAGGAACTGGCCGAGGTCCGGCGATCCGACGTCGACCTGGTCAAGCGCGTCGTGTGGATCCGGCGCGCGGCCCCCGAACTGACCACCGGCAAGCGCGTCCTGGGCGACCCGAAGTCCAAGGCCGGCAAGCGGCCGGTCGGCATCCCGCCCGAGATCGTCCCCGACTTCGAGCTGCACCTGCGCTGGTACGCCGCGAAGGAGGACGACGGCCTACTGTTCATCGGCGAGCGCGGAGCCCCCTTCCGCCGCTCGACCTTCGGCCGCAAGTGGCGCAAGGCCCGCACGAAGCTCGGCATGGACGGCTTCCGCTTCTACGACCTCCGCCACACCGGCAACGTCCTCGCCGCCGGCACCGGCGCCAGCCTCAAGGACCTCATGGCCCACATGGGCCACTCCTCCGTCCGCGCCGCGCTTATCTACCAACACGCCACCGCCGAACAGCAGACCAAGATCTCCAACGGCATCAGCGCCGCCGTCGTCGACATCCGCACCCGTCGACGTTCCACCTCTGCGGACACGACCAGTGCAGAGGTGCAGCAACAAGCGTGA
- a CDS encoding excisionase family DNA-binding protein, translated as MPENSNRHSTNASEQYLTVGQVAERLGTSERFPRRLIAERRIAFVKIGSHVRISESVLAAYIEANTVAPVRSTRRRFGRAA; from the coding sequence ATGCCCGAGAACAGCAACCGCCACTCGACCAACGCCTCCGAGCAGTACCTGACCGTCGGCCAGGTCGCCGAACGCCTGGGCACCAGCGAGCGATTCCCCCGACGCCTCATCGCCGAGCGACGCATCGCCTTCGTCAAGATCGGCAGCCACGTCCGCATCTCCGAGAGCGTGCTCGCCGCCTACATCGAGGCCAACACCGTCGCCCCGGTCCGCTCCACCCGCCGCCGCTTCGGGCGGGCCGCCTGA